A DNA window from Bradyrhizobium sp. CCBAU 53421 contains the following coding sequences:
- a CDS encoding DUF3124 domain-containing protein has translation MCHIRAGGIFLAVLLCLLTVRMTEALAQSSGSIEQNFANSLTAVPSEGLTASGAFYVPVYSSVSMSQGKLRADFSVTLSVHNASETKPLVLKRIAYFDTSGKMVESYLKSPIALKPFATVEVAIATTDTRGGTGANFVVDWAAAGEIAEPAVEALMVGSVGAGHYAFISQGRPVRLIGKN, from the coding sequence ATGTGTCACATCCGCGCAGGCGGCATTTTTCTGGCAGTCTTGCTCTGCCTGCTCACCGTGCGCATGACGGAGGCGCTAGCACAATCCTCCGGAAGTATTGAACAAAATTTCGCGAACTCGCTGACCGCGGTGCCGTCGGAAGGCCTCACCGCATCCGGTGCATTCTACGTGCCGGTCTATTCCAGCGTGTCGATGAGCCAGGGCAAGCTGAGGGCTGACTTCTCGGTGACGCTCAGCGTGCACAACGCCTCCGAGACGAAGCCGCTGGTGCTGAAGCGGATCGCCTATTTCGACACATCAGGCAAGATGGTGGAGAGCTACCTCAAATCGCCGATCGCGCTAAAACCGTTTGCGACCGTCGAGGTCGCGATCGCCACCACCGATACCCGCGGCGGCACCGGCGCGAATTTCGTGGTCGATTGGGCGGCCGCCGGCGAGATCGCGGAACCGGCGGTCGAGGCATTGATGGTCGGCAGCGTCGGCGCCGGACACTATGCCTTCATCAGCCAGGGCCGCCCGGTCAGGCTGATCGGCAAGAACTGA
- a CDS encoding PLP-dependent aminotransferase family protein — protein MSTSAQFDFAPLLPAGLPAPATRWTGLAKYSFVGGNNDPDQVPVDGLLEAVNAVLKREGRNLATYNLAHGPQGYLPLRQFLTEKLKRDAGIACTPDEIMIVSGSLQALDLVNHTLLAKGDTVLIEQETYQGSLNRLTRLGVNAVGIPLDGDGIRIDALAAALADHKRRGITPKYIYTIPTVQNPTGSILPESRRAEMLKLSKEYGVPIFEDDCYADLIWNGERPPAIYAMSQHGGVIHIGSFSKSIAPALRVGFIVAPWEIMSRMLPLKTDAGSGALEQMVLSEYCAPHFSTHVPRLTKGLRAKLDTLMEALNEQFGTAAEFEAPKGGIFLWVKLPDNVDTMKLYQAALAAGVSINPGPEWSTSKVHSGSRLRLCFASPSHEQIREGVAVLAEVCRKEFGVPARSSNVEKRG, from the coding sequence ATGTCCACCTCAGCCCAGTTCGACTTTGCACCGCTGCTCCCGGCCGGCCTGCCCGCGCCGGCCACGCGCTGGACCGGGCTCGCCAAATACAGCTTCGTCGGCGGCAACAACGATCCCGACCAGGTCCCGGTCGACGGCCTCCTGGAGGCGGTCAATGCCGTGCTGAAGCGCGAGGGCAGGAATCTTGCGACTTACAACCTCGCGCACGGGCCGCAGGGCTATCTGCCGCTGCGCCAGTTCCTCACCGAGAAGCTGAAGCGCGATGCCGGGATTGCCTGCACGCCGGACGAAATCATGATCGTCTCCGGCTCGCTGCAGGCGCTCGACCTCGTCAACCACACCTTGCTCGCCAAGGGCGACACCGTGCTGATCGAGCAGGAGACCTATCAGGGCTCGCTGAACCGGCTGACCCGGCTCGGCGTCAACGCGGTCGGCATTCCCCTCGATGGCGACGGCATCAGGATCGATGCGTTGGCCGCAGCGCTCGCCGACCACAAGCGGCGCGGCATCACGCCGAAATACATCTACACCATCCCGACCGTGCAGAATCCGACCGGCTCGATCCTCCCCGAAAGCCGCCGCGCCGAGATGCTGAAGCTGTCCAAGGAATACGGCGTGCCGATCTTCGAGGACGATTGCTATGCCGATCTGATCTGGAACGGTGAGCGGCCGCCCGCGATCTATGCCATGAGCCAGCATGGCGGCGTGATCCATATCGGCTCGTTCTCGAAGTCGATCGCGCCGGCGCTGCGGGTCGGCTTCATCGTCGCGCCCTGGGAGATCATGTCGCGGATGCTGCCGCTGAAGACCGACGCCGGCTCCGGCGCGCTGGAGCAGATGGTGCTGTCGGAATATTGCGCGCCGCATTTCTCCACCCACGTGCCGCGACTGACCAAAGGCCTGCGCGCCAAGCTCGACACGCTGATGGAGGCGCTGAACGAGCAGTTCGGCACCGCGGCCGAATTCGAGGCGCCGAAGGGCGGCATCTTCCTCTGGGTCAAGCTGCCCGACAATGTCGACACCATGAAGCTCTATCAGGCGGCACTCGCCGCCGGCGTCTCGATCAATCCGGGACCGGAATGGTCGACCAGCAAGGTCCATTCCGGCAGCCGGCTCCGCCTCTGCTTCGCCAGCCCCTCGCACGAGCAGATCCGCGAGGGCGTCGCCGTGCTGGCCGAGGTGTGCCGCAAGGAGTTCGGCGTGCCCGCGCGCAGCAGCAATGTGGAGAAGCGCGGCTAG
- a CDS encoding amidohydrolase family protein, which translates to MSEFSRRDFLKATGSAAVAVIAGPAAAAMGPDDKFDLVIKNGDVIDPSQSLRGKRDIGIRWGTIEAVEDEIPVARASKTIDASGKLVMPGLVDLHCHVYPYGSAIGIPADELVQFQGTTTVVSAGDAGVNNLAALRRFIVAQSRTRIYAFVHIANNGLSAFPVAELYNIDNAQVEACAMALAENPDFLIGVKVRMSENVIFKHGIEPLKRGIQACEMCGWPARMMVHIGGVETRELMSDILDLLRPGDILTHAYSGAPNMSGAFTNIVQDGKLLPAALAAKQRGVLFDVGHGGGSFDFTVAEIAIPAGCTPDTISSDIHVFSGNSPGIPFLPNVMSKFLAMGSSLDQVVAMATSVPARIINRTPKIGTLQRGAPGDVAIMDLIEGPVTFVDTRNNKRDGNLQLKPVQTVVNGVPFGRPYQAPFSVR; encoded by the coding sequence GTGAGCGAATTTTCACGCCGGGATTTCTTGAAGGCTACGGGATCGGCCGCTGTTGCCGTCATCGCAGGGCCGGCCGCGGCGGCGATGGGGCCGGACGACAAGTTCGACCTCGTGATCAAGAACGGCGACGTGATCGATCCCAGCCAGTCGCTGCGCGGCAAGCGCGACATCGGCATCCGCTGGGGCACCATCGAGGCTGTTGAAGACGAGATCCCGGTCGCGCGTGCCAGCAAGACCATCGACGCGTCCGGCAAGCTCGTGATGCCGGGCCTCGTCGATCTGCACTGCCACGTCTATCCCTACGGCTCGGCGATCGGCATTCCCGCCGACGAACTGGTGCAATTCCAGGGCACCACGACCGTGGTCTCGGCCGGCGACGCCGGCGTCAACAATCTCGCGGCGCTGCGACGCTTCATCGTCGCGCAGTCGCGGACGCGGATCTACGCCTTCGTCCATATCGCCAACAACGGCCTGTCGGCGTTCCCGGTGGCCGAGCTCTACAACATCGACAACGCCCAGGTCGAAGCCTGCGCCATGGCGCTCGCCGAGAACCCGGACTTCCTGATCGGGGTCAAGGTGCGGATGTCGGAGAACGTCATCTTCAAGCATGGCATCGAGCCGCTGAAGCGCGGCATCCAGGCCTGCGAGATGTGCGGCTGGCCGGCGCGGATGATGGTGCATATCGGCGGCGTCGAGACCAGGGAGTTGATGTCCGACATCCTCGATCTGCTCCGGCCGGGCGATATCCTCACCCACGCCTATTCCGGCGCGCCGAACATGTCCGGTGCCTTCACCAACATCGTGCAGGACGGCAAGCTATTGCCGGCCGCACTCGCGGCCAAGCAGCGCGGCGTGCTCTTCGATGTCGGCCATGGCGGCGGCAGCTTCGATTTCACGGTGGCGGAGATCGCGATCCCCGCCGGCTGCACGCCCGATACGATCTCCTCCGACATCCACGTCTTCTCCGGCAACTCGCCCGGCATCCCGTTCCTGCCGAACGTGATGAGCAAGTTCCTGGCGATGGGCTCTTCGCTGGATCAGGTGGTGGCGATGGCGACCTCGGTGCCGGCGCGGATCATCAACCGGACGCCGAAGATCGGCACGCTGCAGCGCGGCGCGCCCGGCGACGTCGCCATCATGGACCTGATCGAAGGCCCGGTCACCTTCGTCGACACCCGCAACAACAAGCGCGACGGCAATCTGCAACTGAAGCCGGTGCAGACCGTGGTCAACGGCGTGCCGTTCGGCCGGCCCTATCAGGCGCCGTTTTCGGTGCGGTGA
- a CDS encoding aldo/keto reductase has product MDNLQTQGISLPQLGLGTFRMQGDACRAAVESALGLGYRHIDTAEMYGNEEAIGAAIAASRVAREDLHVTTKVWHENLAPDAIRKAFDASLKKLRLDHVDLYLVHWPSRSMKLPAVFETLMKLKEEGRTRAIGVANFTTALLKTVVEDIKAPIACNQIEYHAMLDQTAVRKYLAAKSIPLVAYCPLAQGRFATDETLAKIGNKHGATAAQVALKWLLDQDGVAAIPKASRAESQQANLDALKVRLDDDDRQAIAALRKDMRCVNPGFAPDWD; this is encoded by the coding sequence ATGGACAATCTGCAGACACAGGGCATCAGCCTGCCGCAGCTCGGGCTCGGTACTTTCCGCATGCAGGGCGATGCCTGCCGCGCGGCGGTCGAGAGCGCGCTCGGGCTCGGTTACCGCCACATCGACACCGCCGAGATGTACGGCAATGAGGAGGCGATCGGAGCCGCGATCGCGGCCTCCAGGGTCGCGCGCGAGGACCTGCATGTGACCACCAAGGTCTGGCATGAGAACCTGGCACCGGACGCGATCCGCAAGGCCTTCGACGCCAGCCTGAAGAAGCTGCGGCTCGATCACGTCGACCTCTATCTGGTGCACTGGCCGTCGCGGAGCATGAAACTGCCTGCCGTCTTCGAGACGCTGATGAAGCTGAAGGAGGAGGGGCGCACCCGCGCCATCGGTGTTGCCAATTTCACCACCGCGCTGCTCAAGACCGTGGTGGAGGACATCAAGGCGCCGATCGCCTGCAACCAGATCGAATATCACGCGATGTTGGACCAGACGGCGGTGCGGAAATATCTCGCCGCCAAATCGATCCCGCTGGTGGCCTATTGCCCGCTGGCGCAGGGCCGCTTCGCCACCGACGAGACGCTGGCGAAAATCGGCAACAAGCATGGCGCGACCGCGGCGCAGGTGGCGCTGAAATGGCTGCTCGACCAGGACGGCGTGGCGGCGATCCCGAAGGCATCGCGTGCCGAAAGCCAACAGGCCAATCTTGACGCGCTGAAGGTCAGGCTCGACGATGACGACCGCCAGGCGATCGCAGCGCTACGCAAGGACATGCGCTGCGTCAATCCGGGCTTTGCTCCGGATTGGGACTGA
- a CDS encoding alkaline phosphatase — translation MPTAISAKGRGLTRRQLLVRSASTAALAGLGALAKPYLSRAADRPAIGGIQSGDVASDSAVIWARADRAARMQIECASVESFATILRTASADALPERDFTAKLLLDGLPPGQDLFYRVRFEDRDGIAGESRIGHFRTAPAGRRSVSFVWSGDVVGQGWGIDPARGGLRSYRTMLNERPDFFIHSGDHIYADCTVPSEQALPNGEVWRNIVTEEKSVVAHSLEEFRGNYKYNWLDENFRAFHAEVPMFAQWDDHEVADDWSPLGTADATGYDTDGSSRLIARARRAFHEFMPMRLMPERDGRVYRKIAYGPLLDVFLIDMRSYRDSSWNKQGDPDKACILGESQLAWLKRELVASDAVWKVIAADLPIGLVSLDAVALGDGPPERREHEIADLLSFMKRAGVRNTVWLTADMHYTAAHHYDPNRAVFQEFEPFWEFVSGPLHAGTWSPGQLDNTFGPKAMYQKGCSAEQGDNLAPCFGLQFFGRVDVDGKTGVMTVTLKDVDNHDLWSVDIEPRPDARPGQIMAQHI, via the coding sequence ATGCCGACAGCGATCTCCGCGAAGGGGCGAGGCCTTACCAGGCGTCAGCTTCTGGTGCGTTCGGCGTCCACGGCTGCGCTGGCGGGATTGGGCGCCCTGGCGAAGCCCTATTTGAGCCGCGCCGCGGATCGGCCCGCGATCGGGGGTATCCAGTCCGGCGACGTCGCAAGCGATTCCGCCGTGATCTGGGCCCGCGCCGATCGCGCCGCGCGCATGCAGATCGAATGCGCTTCCGTCGAAAGCTTCGCCACCATCCTGCGTACCGCGTCCGCCGATGCACTGCCCGAGCGCGATTTCACCGCAAAACTGCTGCTCGATGGGCTGCCGCCGGGCCAGGACCTGTTCTACCGCGTCCGTTTCGAGGATCGCGACGGCATCGCCGGCGAAAGCAGGATTGGGCACTTTCGTACCGCGCCGGCCGGCCGCCGGTCGGTCTCCTTCGTCTGGTCCGGCGATGTCGTCGGGCAGGGCTGGGGCATCGACCCCGCACGCGGCGGCCTCCGCAGCTATCGCACCATGCTAAACGAACGCCCGGATTTCTTCATTCATTCCGGCGATCACATCTATGCGGATTGCACGGTGCCGTCGGAGCAGGCGCTGCCGAACGGCGAGGTCTGGCGCAACATCGTCACCGAGGAGAAATCGGTCGTCGCGCACAGCCTCGAAGAGTTTCGCGGCAACTACAAATACAACTGGCTCGACGAGAATTTCCGCGCCTTCCACGCCGAGGTCCCGATGTTTGCGCAATGGGACGATCACGAGGTGGCCGACGACTGGTCGCCGCTCGGCACCGCTGACGCGACCGGCTATGATACGGATGGCAGCTCGCGTCTGATAGCGCGGGCGCGCCGCGCCTTCCATGAATTCATGCCGATGCGGCTGATGCCGGAGCGCGACGGCCGGGTCTATCGCAAGATCGCCTACGGGCCGCTGCTCGACGTCTTCCTCATCGACATGCGCTCGTACCGCGATTCCAGCTGGAACAAGCAGGGTGATCCCGACAAGGCCTGCATCCTCGGCGAGAGCCAGCTCGCCTGGCTGAAGCGGGAGCTGGTGGCGTCGGACGCCGTCTGGAAGGTGATCGCGGCGGATCTGCCGATCGGCCTCGTCAGCCTCGATGCAGTGGCGCTCGGCGACGGCCCGCCGGAGCGGCGCGAGCACGAGATCGCCGATTTGCTGTCGTTCATGAAGCGCGCCGGTGTCCGCAACACGGTGTGGCTCACCGCCGACATGCACTACACCGCCGCGCATCATTATGATCCGAACCGCGCGGTGTTCCAGGAGTTCGAGCCGTTCTGGGAGTTCGTCTCCGGCCCGCTGCATGCCGGCACCTGGTCGCCGGGTCAGCTCGACAACACCTTTGGCCCGAAGGCGATGTACCAGAAGGGCTGCTCGGCCGAGCAGGGCGACAATCTCGCGCCGTGCTTTGGCCTGCAATTCTTCGGCCGCGTCGACGTCGACGGCAAGACCGGCGTGATGACAGTGACGCTCAAGGACGTCGACAACCACGATCTCTGGTCGGTCGACATCGAGCCGCGGCCGGATGCGCGGCCCGGCCAGATCATGGCGCAGCATATCTAA
- a CDS encoding indolepyruvate ferredoxin oxidoreductase family protein, with amino-acid sequence MALMEVGLDDKYRLDTKRIFLSGTQALVRLPMLQRERDRAHGLNTAGFISGYRGSPLGMYDHALWRAKSFLKEHDIAFVPGLNEDLAATAVWGSQQVGMFPGAKVDGVFGIWYGKGPGVDRSLDALKHANSAGTSPNGGVIALAGDDHGCQSSTLAHQSEQVFASALMPVVNPATLQDYLDLGILGFALSRYSGCWVGFKAISETVESSASIVSDPDRIKIIMPDDFEMPPDGLSIRWPDPPLEAERRLHGPKMEAVAAFARANRFDHIVLDSKPARLGIMATGKAYLDLRQALADLGITDAEAQALGLRIYKVALTWPLEARGARAFAEGLQDVLVVEEKRGFIEDQLVRILYNMDASKRPSVVGKRDESGAPLLPSEGELTPTMVAAAVVARLRRLGHRSPLLEQRLAKLEAFDRPAEGTGTVKLSRTPYFCSGCPHNSSTKIPEGSRAMAGIGCHGMALSVPNRNTQTISHMGAEGVSWIGQAPFTSEQHVFQNLGDGTYTHSGLLALRAAAAAGVNITYKILYNDAVAMTGGQPAEGGFTVSQIAHQVWAEGTKRLAIVSDDPDKYPANYFPSGATIHHRRELDAVQRTLREIEGLTVLIYDQTCAAEKRRRRKRGLFPDPAKRVFINERVCEGCGDCSVASNCVSVQPLETELGRKRRIDQSNCNKDFSCIEGFCPSFVMVQDPKLRKADRTAADPKALFADLPTPPAAALSNPYNILITGIGGTGVITIGALLGMAAHVEGLACSTLDFTGLSQKNGAVMSHVRLAPASDMLTTVRIAPGNANLILGCDLVVATSVPALSRAERGVTRAVVNADLLPTASFVIDPDIDFEASSMRDALNGAVRPDDLDILDATGLATALMGDSIATNAFMLGFAFQRGAIPLSLEAILKAIELNGAAIEMNKTAFSWGRLAAHDLQRVVSAARFKNAGAAPAKKTLDEAIAFRAKFLTDYQDAAYAKRYLDDVARVRSAEAATAPGSQDLTEAFAKGLFRLMAYKDEYEVARLYSDGEFSKALREQFEGNSGLKVLLAPPLLAQRDPVTGRLQKREFGPWIFKAFGLLAGLKGLRGTAFDIFGYIAERKVERALPLDYSAMILRHLDGKKPLDLPRLVALAKAADLVRGYGHIKEGNVARYRTECARLERAIGQPLAQAAE; translated from the coding sequence ATGGCGTTGATGGAAGTTGGACTGGACGATAAGTACCGGTTGGACACCAAGCGAATCTTCCTCTCCGGTACCCAGGCGCTGGTCCGATTGCCCATGTTGCAGCGCGAACGCGACCGCGCGCACGGACTGAACACCGCAGGTTTCATCTCCGGTTACCGCGGCTCGCCGCTCGGCATGTACGACCACGCGCTATGGCGAGCGAAATCCTTCCTGAAAGAGCATGACATCGCCTTCGTTCCCGGCCTCAACGAGGATCTGGCGGCGACCGCGGTGTGGGGCAGCCAGCAGGTCGGCATGTTCCCCGGCGCCAAGGTCGATGGCGTGTTCGGCATCTGGTACGGCAAGGGTCCCGGCGTCGACCGCTCGCTCGATGCGCTCAAGCACGCCAATTCGGCCGGCACCTCGCCGAATGGCGGCGTGATCGCGCTCGCCGGTGACGACCATGGCTGCCAGTCCTCCACCCTCGCGCACCAGAGCGAGCAGGTCTTCGCCTCGGCGCTGATGCCGGTGGTCAATCCGGCGACGCTGCAGGACTATCTCGACCTCGGCATCCTCGGCTTCGCGCTGTCGCGCTATTCCGGCTGCTGGGTCGGTTTCAAGGCGATCTCCGAGACGGTGGAAAGCTCGGCTTCGATCGTCAGCGATCCCGATCGCATCAAGATCATCATGCCTGACGATTTCGAGATGCCGCCGGACGGGCTCTCGATCCGCTGGCCCGATCCGCCGCTGGAGGCCGAACGGCGTCTGCACGGACCCAAGATGGAGGCGGTCGCGGCCTTCGCCCGGGCCAACCGCTTCGACCATATCGTGCTGGATTCGAAGCCGGCGCGGCTCGGCATCATGGCGACCGGCAAGGCCTATCTCGACCTGCGCCAGGCGCTCGCCGATCTCGGCATCACCGATGCCGAGGCCCAGGCGCTGGGCCTGCGCATCTACAAGGTGGCGTTGACCTGGCCGCTCGAAGCGCGCGGCGCACGCGCCTTCGCCGAAGGCCTGCAGGACGTGCTCGTTGTCGAGGAGAAGCGCGGCTTCATCGAGGACCAGCTGGTCCGCATCCTCTACAACATGGACGCGTCCAAACGTCCGTCGGTGGTCGGCAAGCGCGACGAGAGCGGCGCGCCGCTGCTGCCGAGCGAGGGCGAGCTGACGCCGACCATGGTCGCTGCAGCGGTGGTGGCCCGGCTGCGGAGGCTCGGCCATCGCAGCCCGCTGCTGGAGCAGCGTTTGGCAAAACTCGAGGCATTCGACCGCCCGGCCGAGGGCACGGGCACCGTGAAGCTCTCGCGCACGCCGTATTTCTGCTCGGGCTGTCCGCACAATTCGTCGACCAAGATTCCCGAGGGCAGCCGCGCCATGGCTGGCATCGGCTGTCACGGCATGGCGCTGTCGGTGCCGAACCGCAACACCCAGACCATCTCGCATATGGGCGCCGAGGGCGTGAGCTGGATCGGGCAGGCGCCGTTCACCAGCGAACAGCATGTGTTCCAGAATCTCGGCGACGGCACCTACACGCATTCGGGCTTGCTGGCGCTGCGCGCGGCGGCCGCGGCAGGCGTCAACATCACCTACAAGATCCTCTACAACGACGCGGTCGCGATGACCGGCGGCCAGCCCGCCGAAGGCGGCTTCACGGTGTCGCAGATCGCGCATCAAGTCTGGGCCGAGGGGACCAAGAGGCTTGCGATCGTCTCCGACGATCCCGACAAATATCCCGCCAATTACTTCCCGTCCGGCGCCACCATCCATCATCGCCGCGAGCTCGATGCCGTGCAGCGCACTTTGCGCGAGATCGAGGGCCTCACCGTCCTGATCTACGACCAGACTTGCGCCGCCGAGAAGCGCCGCCGCCGCAAGCGCGGGCTGTTTCCCGATCCGGCCAAGCGCGTCTTCATCAATGAGCGCGTCTGCGAAGGCTGCGGCGACTGCTCGGTGGCGTCGAACTGCGTCTCGGTGCAACCGCTGGAGACCGAGCTCGGCCGCAAGCGCAGGATCGACCAGTCGAACTGCAACAAGGATTTCTCCTGCATCGAGGGCTTCTGCCCGAGCTTCGTGATGGTGCAGGACCCCAAGCTGCGCAAGGCCGACCGCACCGCCGCCGATCCCAAGGCGCTGTTCGCGGACTTGCCGACGCCGCCTGCGGCTGCGCTCAGCAACCCCTACAACATCCTGATCACCGGCATTGGCGGCACCGGCGTCATCACCATCGGCGCGCTGCTCGGCATGGCCGCGCATGTCGAAGGGCTCGCCTGCTCGACGCTCGACTTCACCGGCCTGTCGCAGAAGAACGGCGCGGTCATGAGCCATGTCCGGCTCGCGCCAGCGTCCGACATGCTGACCACCGTCCGCATCGCGCCCGGCAATGCCAATCTGATCCTCGGCTGCGACCTTGTCGTCGCCACCAGCGTGCCGGCGCTGAGCCGCGCCGAACGCGGCGTCACCCGCGCCGTCGTCAACGCCGATCTGCTGCCGACCGCGAGCTTCGTGATCGATCCGGATATCGACTTCGAGGCCAGCTCGATGCGCGATGCGCTGAACGGCGCGGTGCGGCCGGATGATCTCGACATCCTCGATGCCACCGGGCTCGCCACCGCGCTGATGGGCGACAGCATCGCGACCAATGCCTTCATGCTCGGCTTCGCGTTCCAGCGCGGCGCGATCCCGCTGTCGCTCGAGGCGATCCTGAAGGCGATCGAGCTCAACGGCGCCGCGATCGAGATGAACAAGACCGCGTTCTCGTGGGGCCGCCTCGCCGCGCACGATCTGCAGCGCGTGGTCAGCGCCGCGCGCTTCAAGAATGCAGGCGCTGCTCCCGCGAAGAAGACGCTGGATGAGGCGATCGCATTCCGTGCCAAGTTCCTCACCGACTATCAGGACGCGGCCTACGCCAAGCGCTATCTCGACGACGTCGCGCGCGTCCGCTCAGCCGAAGCCGCGACAGCGCCGGGCTCGCAGGACCTGACCGAGGCCTTTGCAAAGGGCCTGTTCAGACTGATGGCGTACAAGGACGAATACGAGGTCGCGCGGCTCTATTCCGACGGCGAGTTCAGCAAGGCCCTGAGGGAGCAGTTCGAAGGCAATTCGGGCTTGAAGGTCCTGCTGGCGCCGCCGCTGCTGGCGCAGCGCGATCCCGTCACCGGGCGTTTGCAGAAGCGCGAGTTCGGGCCGTGGATCTTCAAGGCGTTCGGCCTGCTGGCGGGGCTGAAGGGCCTCCGCGGCACCGCGTTCGATATCTTCGGCTATATCGCCGAGCGCAAGGTGGAGCGCGCGCTGCCGCTCGACTATTCGGCGATGATCCTGCGTCACCTCGACGGCAAGAAGCCGCTCGACTTGCCGCGGCTGGTCGCACTGGCGAAGGCCGCGGACCTCGTGCGCGGCTACGGCCACATCAAGGAAGGCAATGTCGCGCGCTACCGCACCGAATGCGCGCGGCTGGAGCGCGCGATCGGCCAGCCGCTGGCGCAGGCCGCGGAGTAG
- a CDS encoding carboxymuconolactone decarboxylase family protein, with protein MARLPYLESDQVAPEYRDMLKRNTNLHKLLVNSPDMARAFNGIGGYIRFKSKLDPRLRELAILQVGWLEKSEYEFTHHVKIGKEFGVTDADIKGLIAETEGKPSQLEPLAKAILRGAREMVRELAMSEVTFAEIKRELSDEHMTDLVLTIAFYCAVVRVLATMQIDNEPTYKEVLQQYPIPGVK; from the coding sequence ATGGCCCGCCTGCCCTATCTCGAATCCGATCAGGTCGCCCCTGAGTATCGCGACATGCTCAAGCGCAACACCAATTTGCACAAGCTGCTGGTCAACTCCCCCGACATGGCGCGCGCCTTCAATGGCATCGGCGGCTATATCCGCTTCAAGAGCAAGCTCGACCCGCGGCTGCGCGAGCTTGCGATCCTGCAGGTCGGCTGGCTCGAGAAATCGGAATACGAGTTCACCCACCATGTGAAGATCGGCAAGGAGTTCGGCGTCACGGACGCGGACATCAAGGGCCTGATCGCCGAGACCGAGGGCAAGCCGTCGCAGCTCGAGCCGCTGGCGAAGGCGATCCTCAGGGGCGCCCGCGAGATGGTGCGCGAGCTTGCGATGTCGGAGGTAACCTTCGCCGAGATCAAGCGAGAGCTGTCCGACGAGCACATGACCGACCTGGTGCTTACCATCGCGTTCTACTGTGCCGTGGTGCGGGTGCTCGCCACCATGCAGATCGACAACGAACCAACCTACAAAGAGGTACTGCAGCAGTACCCGATCCCGGGAGTGAAGTGA
- a CDS encoding SDR family NAD(P)-dependent oxidoreductase, with protein sequence MRLQDRVAIIVGAGQSPGEGIGNGRATALTFARESAKLLCVDHNLASAQETVDMIAAKGGTAVAFKADVTKNADIKAMVADAHGRWGSVDILHNNVGVSLSGGDAELLDITEEAFDRCVAINLKSCILAAKHVIPIMRQQQRGSIINISSMAAITTYPYVAYKATKSAMIAFTEQLAYQNAQYGIRANVILPGLMNTPMAVDTRAREFKKSRAEVEAERDSKVPLRHKMGTGWDVANAALFLASDEANFITGVTLPVDGGASVRRG encoded by the coding sequence ATGCGCCTTCAAGATCGCGTCGCCATCATCGTCGGCGCCGGCCAGAGCCCCGGCGAGGGCATCGGCAACGGCCGCGCCACCGCGCTGACCTTCGCGCGCGAAAGCGCCAAGCTGCTGTGCGTCGATCACAACCTGGCATCGGCGCAGGAGACCGTCGATATGATCGCGGCCAAAGGCGGCACGGCTGTCGCCTTCAAGGCCGACGTCACCAAGAATGCCGACATCAAGGCGATGGTGGCGGATGCGCACGGCCGCTGGGGCAGCGTCGATATCCTGCACAACAATGTCGGCGTCAGCCTCTCCGGCGGTGATGCCGAGCTACTCGACATCACCGAGGAGGCGTTCGACCGCTGCGTGGCGATCAATCTGAAGAGCTGCATCCTCGCCGCCAAGCACGTGATCCCGATCATGCGCCAGCAGCAGCGCGGCTCGATCATCAACATCTCGTCGATGGCCGCGATCACGACCTATCCTTACGTCGCCTACAAAGCGACCAAATCGGCGATGATCGCCTTCACCGAACAGCTCGCCTACCAGAATGCGCAATACGGCATCCGCGCCAACGTGATCTTGCCGGGATTGATGAACACGCCGATGGCGGTGGACACCCGCGCGCGTGAATTCAAGAAGAGCCGCGCCGAGGTCGAAGCCGAGCGCGACAGCAAGGTGCCGCTGCGTCACAAGATGGGCACCGGCTGGGACGTCGCCAATGCCGCACTGTTTCTCGCCTCCGATGAGGCCAACTTCATCACAGGTGTGACATTGCCGGTCGATGGCGGCGCAAGTGTGCGGCGCGGTTAA